In Microbulbifer pacificus, the genomic stretch TTAAGCCCGGCCACGTGCCGGGCTTTTTTGTGCCTGAAACCTCGCAATAGACAGAAAAATCAACAGGTAAAAAAAAGCGGGGACATTAGTCCCCGCAAAGGTGTTCATCCTGATGAGATGAAAGGAAGAGTCCAGAGACTGCTCAAGCCTCTGAGAGATAAACCGTTTTCTTGTCCACGTACTGCTCGAGCCCATAGCGACCATCCTCGCCACCAATGCCCGACAGTTTCCAGCCATTGTGGAAGCCTTGGTGCTGCTCGCCGATACCACGGTTCACATACACCTCACCCACTTCCATCTCCGCAATGGACTTGTGGATATAGCGCAGGTTTTCGGTAAACAGGTAAGCGGAGAGACCGTACTCGCTATCGTTGGTGTAGGCGATCGCCTGATCGATACTGGAAATCTTCACGATTGGCAGAATCGGGCCGAAGGTTTCCTCGTGCACCAAGATGTTGTCCTGCTGAACATTGGCGAGCACGGTCGGCTCATACCAGTTGCCGCCTTCGAAGCCAGCAACTTCCGCGGGCTTGCCGCCGGTAAGCAACTCTGCCCCCTGGGCGATGCTTTGCTGGACCAGCTCGTGGATATGCTCGATTTCACGGGCATTCACTTTGGGCCCCATCTGCGAGGATTCATCCAGCGGGTTGCCCACTTTCAGCGCCTTCACCTTGGGCAGGAACTTGGCCATAAATTCGTCGTACACCTTCTCGTGTACGTACAGGCGCTCCGCACAGGTACACACCTGCCCGCAATTGGCATAACGGGTCCAAAGTGCGGCTTCCGCAGCCTTATCCAGGTCCGCATCTTCCATCACGATAAATGGCGCCTTGCCACCCAGCTCCAACATGACCGGAATCATGTGCTTGCCACTGGCCTGATGAATAATCTGGCCGGCGCGAGTGCTACCGGTCATGGTGATCATCGCGGTCAGCGGGCTTTCGCACAGGGCCTGGCCAACGATGGAGCCTTCGCCGTTGACGATATTCAGTACGCCCGCAGGAATGCCCACATCGTTGGCAATGCGTCCCAGCTCCATGGTGGTGAGCGGCGTTTCCTGAGTTGGCTTGATGACGATACTGTTGCCGGTAACCAGCGCCGGGCCGATCTTGCGCCCAGCTAGAGCCAGCGGGAAGTTCCACGCGGTAATCGCCACAACAACACCGCGAGGCACCTTGTGGATGTAGATTTTTTCGTCCGCGTTATCGGAAGGCAGAATATCGCCCTCCAGCGTCAGCGCGTTGTCACAGGCGTACTCAATAAACGTTGCGGTCGCATTGACTTCATCGCGGGCCACACCAATCAGCTTGCCCTGCTCCTTTACCAGCAGTTCTGCCAGGCCTTCGGTCTCCGCACGAATCGCGGCGGCAAACTTGCGCAACAGCGTCGCCCGATCACGGGCGGTGCGCTTTGCCCACGCCTTCTGTGCCTGCTTGGCATTGGCTAGCGCCGCTTGCGCATCTTCCGCACAGCCCTTCGGGATATTCCCCAGCACCTCACCGGTGCTCGGGTTCAGCACTTCAATAACGCCGTCGGCCTTGGAGGCAATGTATTCGCCGTTAACGAAGTTCACGTTGTTTTTAATTGCAATTGCCATGGGTTATCTCCCCATCCAGCCACCGTCCACCAGTAGGACGCTGCCGTTCATATAATTGGAAGCTTCGGAGGCCAGGAATACCACCGGGCCTTTAAAGTCTTCCGGCTCGCCCCAACGGCCCTGGGGAATACGCGCGAGAATGCTCGCCGCACGCTCGCTGTCTTCGCGCAGCGCCTGGGTGTTATCGGTCGCGATATAACCCGGTGCAATCGCGTTCACGTTCACACCTTTGGACGCCCACTCGTTGGACAGTGCCATAGTGATCTGACCGATCGCCCCTTTACTCGCGGCGTAACCCGGTACGGTAATTCCGCCCTGGAAGGTGAGCAGGGACGCAGTGAAGATAATCTTTCCGGAACCCCGTGCCACCATCACCTTACCGATTTCACGGCTCAGAATAAACTGGGCATTCAGATTGACTTCAATTACCTTGTCCCAGAGGTCATCCCCGTGTTCCGCCGCGGGTGCACGCAGAATCGTGCCAGCGTTGTTGACCAGGATATCGATCTGGGCGTGTTCACTTTTTACCTTGTCGATAAATCCGTAAAGGGAGCTGCGGTCGGAAAAATCACACTGATAAGGGAAAAATTGCTGACCTGCCGCGGATACTTCACGGCCTACGTCAGATTCATTCAGATCCAGATTGGCCGATACACCGATTACGTCGGCACCCGCTTCTGCCAGGGCCACCGCCATAGCTTTGCCAATACCGCGGTTACAACCGGTAACTAGGGCTTTCTTTCCGGCGAGGCTGAATTGTTGCAACATCGTTTTACTCTCTAAATTCTTTAATTGGCGATACGCGGCTCAGTCTTCCGCGCCGCAGGCGACCAGCGCTTTCATACCGGATGGGTTGCCATCCATGGAAGCGAAGGCGCTGCCGATATCGTTCAGCTGGGCCACCTTACTGATGAAAGGCACCAGATCGATCTTTCCGCTGGCGACCATGTCGATGGCCTGCTCGAAATCCTGCGCTTCATAGACGCGGGCACCAACCAGCTCCAATTCGCGCCAGAAGAACTTGAACAGATCCAGTTGCGGCTTCTGGGAGTGGATCGCCACCATACAGATGCGGCCACGTACGGCAGCTATCTCGGTCATGGCATCCACCGCCGGCTGCACACCGGAAACCTCAAACACCACATCGGCACCTTTACCGCGGGTCCAGTCTTCTACAGCCGCCTTCAAGTCCTGCTCAATCGGGCTCACCGCCAGAGCACCGGTTTTTTCCGCAAAGGCGCGGCGCTCTGGGCTCGGCTCGGAAATCATGACTTCGGCACCAATTCCGAGGGCAACCTGGGCCACCAGCTGACCGATTGGGCCGCCACCGAGAATCACGGCTTTCTCCCCAGCCTTTAGACGCGCGCGGGAGATATCGTGACAGGCCACTGCCAAGGGTTCGATCAATGCGCCCTGCTTCAGGGACACATTTTCCGGCAGCTTGTGCAGAGTGCGGGCCTTCACATTCCAGTAGCTTTGAAATGCCCCCATAGAATCGATGCCCATAAATTTCAGGTTGTGGCAGATATGGCTGTGGCCGTTATCGCAGGCCGGGCAATCGCCGCAGTAATCCAGCGGGCGCACCACGACACGCTCGCCCACGGTATAGCCTTTTACATTTTCACCAACTGCATCCACCACACCCGACATTTCGTGGCCTACAACCTGCGGCGGCTGCACACGCTGATCCATCACGCCGTGATAGATATGCATATCGGTGCCACAGATCCCCACGTAACCCACCTTCAGGCGCACCTCATCCGCTGCAGGCGCTTCACAGTGCCCCTCTACAACTTCAAAGGATTTGTTACCAACATACTGAGCAGCTTGAGCTTGCATGAACATCACCTATTAAGAGTGCTTGACCAGATGTGGTCGCAGCAGAGTTTCATCAAAGGTCACCCCGGTACCCGGCTCGTTGGAGGCAACGGCGCGGCCGTTTTCCAGCACGATCGGGCGGGTGGTGTATTGGTCGATAGGGAAGGAATGGACTTCCAGGTAGCCCGCATGGGGCTGGCTCGCCATCAGGGATACATGCAGCTCGTGCATACCGTGGCTGCACACTGGCAGGTTGTGTGCGTAGGCCAGCTCTGCCACTTTCAGCCAGCCGGTAATACCGCCGATATTGGAAGCATCCGGCTGCAGGAAGCCGAGTTTGGCCTGCGCGATGGCATAGGTGAACTCGTGTACCGTGTGCAGGTTTTCGCCCATGGCCAGTGGAATATTGATGGCATCGGCAATACGGCCATAACCCAGATAATCATCGGGAATGGTGGGCTCTTCGAACCAGGTAATATCGCAGTGATCAATGGCGCGGCCGAAGCGCACTGCCTGCTCGATGGTCATGGAGTAGTTGGCGTCCACCATAAAGGTGACATCGTCACCGATCAGCTTTCGCACCGCTTCCACACGCGCCACGTCTTCCCGGTAGTCTTCCTTACCCACCTTGATCTTCACGGCATTAAAGCCGCGGGCCAGGTAACTGGAAATGTTGTCCAGCAGTTTGGACTCGGAGAAATTCAGGTCGATACCGCCGGCATAACACTTGCTGGAATTGCCAGCACCGCCAGCCACCTTCCACAGGGGCAGGCCCAGGCGCTTGCAACGGAGATCCCACAGTGCGATATCCACTGCAGACAGCGCAAAGCTCAGCAGCCCACCGCGGCCCACATAATGCAGATGGGTTTGAATCCCCTCCCAGATGGCAAAGATATCCGACGCATCGCGGCCTTCCAGCAGCGGTTGGATATCGTCCTGTAACAGGGAGTAGATGGCGCGACCACCGCGGCCACCGGTGTAGGTGTAGCCAACGCCTTCCAGACCATCCTGACAGCGCACGCGGAACACCAGTACCTCAAAGTGGGTGTGGTCACCGTGGCGCGCATCGGTGAGCACTTCCGCCAGAGGAATCTGGTAATACTCAACCTTAGTGGCGGCGATGGTGCTCGAAGACAGCAGCTCTGTGGCCTGCTCTTGTACTTCCATCAACATGGAGGAACCCCAAAATCCGTGATTTTTTATTTGGGCCTATTAACACTGAATTCGATGGCCGCGTTGCCCCCCCAAAACGAGCCAGGCGCGGCTATCGAATTCAGTGTTAACAGGCCCTTTTTCAATACTTCTAATGATTAGACTTCAATCAATGGAACCATTGTATATTGTTAACAATTAACATCAATCATTTTTTTGCCCATAGCGGCGTGGATACAGCTCCCGGTTCAGAGCCTGAGCCGCGGCCACTAGCGGCCCATAGGGCTCATCCGCTACGGTGACAAAGCCGACGTTGTAGTTTTCCCCATCCCAGGCGCGGCCGGAGGCCGGTGAATCGATGTACTGGAACCACTGGGCACCCACAAACCAGGGGTTGTCGATGATGGTGTGCATATAGTCGCGGAACATTTCGCCGCGCTCTTGCTGGCTCTCTGCGGATACGAGGCCCGCGTGGAAACTGCCGGAATCCGTTGCCCCCATATGAAATTCACCAATAATGGAGGGCTTGTCGATTTCCGCGAGGAATTCCCAGTTATCTGCCGCCAGACCCTCGGTGTAAAGGTTGTAGCTCACCACATCTACATGGGCGGCAGCCCCGCGCACCACTTCTGGTGTCATTCCCCAATCCGCAAAGCGGGCGCCGAGAAACAGATGGTCAGGCATAACATCGGCCAGCTCGCGCTCTACCACGGAGAAGAATCGGGCAGAAAGGGATTCCAGCAGCAGAGAAAAGTCCTCCCGCAACTGCCCCTCTATTCTGGGTTCGCCGCCGGCCGCTTGAGGGAGCGAAAAGCCCGCGGCAAATGCTTCCCAGGAAGGAATAGACCGGGAAGGCATAGAAGAAAACCAGGCGCGGGACAGGCTCTCCACGCTCGGGTATTTCCTTTTCAGGATCTCGACAAACGCGGCCTTGGCGGGGCTCTCTGCTGCGTCACGCGTCAGGGTATGAATGATCAGACCGAAGTGACCGGCATCGGTTTTGGTGTTACCCCAGCTCAACTCGTTTTCGATATAAACGCCCATACACCAGGGATCGCCCTGCACTTCAGCAGCGACCTGCGCCACAGTACGCTTTACGGAATTGACAAACTCAGGGTCGAACGGATCATGCAGCGGCCCCCAGTAATCGTTGCCACTGCTGACGCGCTTGTGCTCGCCGCGAATCCAACCATTGGCCACATAAGCGACCTTACCGTTATCGTAAAGTGAAGGATCCGCCCAGTTACCCAGGGTGGTAAATCCCCAGTTCAGCTGGCGGTCGACGGTCACCTCACGCCAGCGCTGCAGATAATCCGGCCCGTATTTCCGCTGCAGATTTGCCCGATAAAAACTGTATCCCTGCCCTTTCTCTACCGGCCCCATATGCACCACTGGGCGATAAAAATAGTGGGCGGCGAGCGGGTCGCCTTTTTCCGGCAGCCACTGAAACAGGTCCCGACGCAGTTCTGACACAATCGTCTCACCCAGCCCTGTATCCGGATCCGCAAAATCCACACCGGTCATGGTGACGGTGTTGTCCATGCGCATATTGTCGACGCCAGTGGCGAAAAACAGGTAACCCTCCGGGTCAATCAGCGCCCACTGCCCGTCGATTTTTTGGGTACGGAAATAGCCGGTGGATTTATAGCGCGGACCCTCCGCCCAGCCGCCAAAACGGGAACGATCAGGAAAGATTGAAGACTCAGAAAACGCTTCCGCCTCGCGCTGCGCACTTGCACGAAGCTCGTCATCGCTGTGAATCTTTTCCGGGTAATCCTGAGGCGCGTACTGACCGTACTGATCGAAAATTTTCTGTAGCTTGTGCGGTTGGAATTCGCCGTTTTGTGCCAGAGCAATGTCCTCAAACACCAGAGTGCGGTCACTGAGGATACTTTTCATATTGAGCTCGATACGGCGAATATTCGCCAGATCCAGCGACTTGCTGCCCCACATCCAGGTCATTGCCGTCGCCGCGTTGTCGTAGAGTGCCGGCGCATCCCGCATACCGGTATCCAGGGCAAGCGCCGGACCATTCAGGTCGAAATAGTAAGTACCGGCGTCACCTGCGGGCACATTGAACGAGCGGGTACCGTAAGTCTCATCATCGTAAACCGTCACAAACAGCTGCGCCGAGTGGTCCCCGGGATTGGTTACTTTCAGGGACAGGCCGATATTCTCCCCGGCACCACGCCAGTCCCAACCAGAATCCGGGGCAAGGTCCAGTCGCGGCTCATAAATGTTTTTGGAGAAAACCGCGTGCAACGGGGAGATTCCGGTGTCCACCGGCAGTCGGGAAAGTGATACTCCGTGCCCTTCCACACCTGCGGGGATCCCGCGACCACCAGTCAATAAAGCCGGCGGGTATTCGTGCTCATTGCCCGGACCCGCAACTACTGCGCCGTTATCGCCTGGCTGACCACAGGCAGGCAGCAGCACAAGAGCCACAGAAAGCCACAGGATTCCGAAACGAAGTTGCTTCAACACACATTGAACGGAGGAAAAAAAGATCGACATTGAACTACCCGGAACCAAAAGATCGTTATTCTGTTTTATTAACAATATTTTGTTAACAATCTACAGTCATCTAGGCTCAATGTAAACGTTTCAATGTCCCTTGGGGGGCTTAAACCCTTGTTTTACCAATAAAAAAGCGCGGTGCCCTCTCGAACACCGCGCTTGTCGCCATCGCCCTGCTTTTGGCGCAGGTACGTTTGAACTACCTATCGATTCGAGCAGGCGTCGATGCCACCGAACTATCTACTGCGCTCGAAAAATCACTCGACAGACTTCACATCGCCAAAGCGGCGCTCGTACAGACCCTCGTGGACTTCCTTGGCCGCCTTGACCAGCTCCACGTAGGGAACATCCGCTACCGACACAAACCCGTTCGCGTAGTTTTCGCCGTCATAGGCGCGGCCAGTAATTGGGGAGTCCATGTACTGGAACATATGCACGCCCACAAACCAGGGGTTGTCGATAAACGAGTGCATATAGTTCTTGAACATACGGCCGCGGTCTTTCTGATCTGCTGAAATCACGATACCCGGATGGAAGTGCCCCTGATCATCGGAACCAAAGCTGAACTCACCAATCAGGCTCGGCTTGTCGATCTCCGCCAGGAACTCCCACTTTGACGGCACCAAACCCTCTTCGTAGAGGTTGTAGCTGATGATATCCACGTTCTTGCCTGCCGCCTTCACAATCTCCGGAGGCATACCCCAGCTTGGCAGACGGGAGCCCAGATACAGGTGATTCGGCATCACCGACTTCATCGCCTTGCGAATAGTGCCGAAGTACTGATTGCCGTATTCAAACAGCAGGGTCGCGTAATCTTCGCGCTGTGCGTCGGTAGTGAGACTCGAGTCCATACCCTTCTCAAAGGCTTCCCAGGATTTCACCTCTTTGCTCCAGGCCTTATTCAAGGCTTCAATGGTGCCGTACTTCTCTCGCAATACTTTAGTGAAGGCGCCTTTGGCTGGGGTGTCTGCTGCATCCCGTGTCAGCGTATTGATCACGATACCGTAGTGAAGTTCGTCACTCTCAAGACGACCAAAACTCTGCTCGTTGTCAAAAAAGACCCCCATACACCAGGGGCTGTTTTCGATCTGCTCGCTGACCGACTTTGCCGCCACTACCGAGCGCTGATAAAAACGGGGGTCGTAGGGATCAGGCACCGGATGCCAGAAATCGAAACCGCTACTGAGAGTACCGAACTCCCCAATGATGTCCGCAAAAGCGACAAACGGAATCCGTTCCTGCTGATAAAAGGGTTCCGCGGCCCAATTGCCCAACGAAGTAAACCCCCAGTCCAGCATGCGGTCGACAGTGACCTTTTGCCAGGTATCCAGGTAGGACTCCGGATACGTCTCGCCATAGCGGCGCTCCAGGTTGGCGCTGTAGAAACTAAACGTCTCACCGTGCTTGAGCGGCCCCGACTGTGTTTCACGCCGGTAGCCGTAGTGATTCCCCAATTCATCATTATAGCCGGGCAGCCAGTTGAACATTTTCGCGCGGGTTTCCGAGATCAACTCGCGGGTCGCCCAGGCTTTCTCGTCGACACGGTTCAGGGGCTGATCGTCTTCCGCAATCACCTCATCGGCGCTGCGCTTCGGGATCAATTTCTGGTCGTAATCGTAACCGGTGATGGTGGAAGAATTGGACAGGCGGATGATGTCGATACCGGTGGAGAAATACAGATATCCCTCCGGGTCGACGATAGCCCACTTACCGTTGACTTTCTCGGTGCGGAAATAGCCGGTGGCTTGCAATTGGGGGCCACTCTTCCAACCACTGAATTTTGAGCGATCGGCGTTGGGTTTGCCGGACAAGCTCGCCAGCTCTTCCTCAACCACTTTTTTCAGCTCTTCGTCGGAGTGGATCTTGCCTTCGTAATCCACCTTGGCGTTCTGACCATATTTGTCCAGCAGCCCGGTAAGGAAGTTTTCATCCATCGGAGGATTGGCCCGCAGACGCAGATTGTCAATGGTGTACTGGCGATCGCTCAGGCTGCCATCGGTACCGAAGGAGATCTGGGTGATCCCAGAGAGATCTAATAATTTTTTGCCCCAGAAGGAGTGCAGCATAATGTCGTCCGACTGCCAGGTGGGCGGATTGGAACGCAGGCCGGAAGCAAAATTGAACTCGTTCTGTGCCGCCGCCTTTGGGTCTTCCTGATCGTGTCCGTGCAGCTTGGCGTAGTAAGTCCGCGCGGTACCATCCGCCGGCACTACCAGCCCGCGAGTATAAAAGTCGCCGTTTTTATCCGCCATGGTGACATCAATCTGCACCGATTCGGCACCGTGATTGGCCACATCGAATGCCAGGTTGAAATCGGAGAACTCGCTCCAGTCCCAGGCTTCCGCAGGCTGGATTACAAGGCCGGCATTATTGTTGTCGGCCAGTTTCAACTTCACTTGTAGCGCTTTGCCACCAGCGCCGTCATCTACCAGGTTGGCGGTGCCATTGTTAACCTGGACAGACGCGGGAATACCGCCCTGATCGAAGCCTTCCAGCAAAAGGTCCTGAGCCAGCAGATTGGAATCGGACGTGGCTGTCACATTGGCCGCAGTCTCGCCACCTTTCTGCTCGCCAGAGCAGGCCGTCAGACTACCCAGAGTGGCCGCAGTGATCGCGAGGCTCAGTGCTGAGCGCATTAGGGGTTTGGAAAATCGCTTGGTGTCCATCGTAGTACTCGTTTTAATTATTGGTTGCCTGACGCAAATACTTGAAAGAATTTATTACCAGTTGGTGTAGCTGCCGTCTGGCTTGTACAGCCGCGGGGCTTCCCAGAATTTGAACGACTGCTCGGCAATCATTTCCTCATTCACATCAATGCCGATGCCCGGCGCATCGCCCACCGGATACACCCGATTCACTTCTTTCGGGCGGTTGATGAAATATTTATCGTGATCGGATTTGTTGCTGTCGTAGGGGGCAATCTCACACCACGAAAGATTCGGCACCGCCGCACACATCTGAATGGTGGCGGCGGTACATACCGGGCCCAAAGGGTCGTGAGGCATAATGTCGATGTAATGGCTTTCCGCCATGGCAGCTACTTTCATCGCCTCAGTCAGTCCACCCACGTTGCACACGTCGATGCGGGCAAAGTTGGTGAGATCGTTCTCGATATGGGGCAAAAAGTCCCACTTGCTGGCGAACTCTTCGCCGATGGCAAAGGGTACATTCACCATCTTGCGCAAGCCCTGGTACGCGGTAACCGACTGATCGCGGATGGGTTCTTCGAGAAAATCGAGCACGCCCTCCCCCAGCTTCTGGCAGAAACTCGCGGTTTCGGCAACGGAGAGGCGGTGGTGGTAGTCGATACCCAGCACCAACTCTTCCCCCAGTTCCTGACGGATTTCCTTCAGGCTACCGGCTGCGGCGGCGATGGATTTACGCACATCAAACGTGGTGGGTTCGGTAGGCGAACCGTGTTCGCCGGTGGTTGCACGGATCACTTCCCAGCCCTGCTCGCGCAGCGCGCGGAAGTCGTCCAGCAGCGCCTGCCCCATGGGTTTGGTGGAGGTAACGAACAGCGGAATCTCGTTGCGCTGCTTGCCGCCAAGCAATTGATAGGTCGGCACGTTCAGCGCCTTGCCCGCGATATCCCACAGGGCGATGTCGATGGCGGAAATGGCTGCGGTGAGCACCCGACCACCTTCGAAATACTGGCTGCGGTACATCTCTTGCCACAGGGCACCAATGTTCCTTGCATCACGGCCAATCAGAAACTCACGGAAATGTTTTACCGCACCGGCAACCGCCAGCTCGCGACTGGAAAGACCAGACTCGCCCCAGCCATAGATTCCCTCGTCGGTTTCCACCTTCACCAGACACAGATTGCGGTGTCCAACCCAGGCGGGGTAAACCTTGATATCGCTAATCTTCATGCTCGCACTCCGCTCATTTCAGATCGTCGGTGGGACAGAGGCTGGCACTGAGGCCGTGGTCTGCGGTGATATTGGAGCCGGTCATGGCGCCGGAACAGGGCGACAGTAGGAAGGCGGCGATATGGCCAACCTCCTCAACCGTGTTGTATTTGTTGTCCGCGTGCATCTGGTCAAAAGACGCTGCCAGAGCCGGGTTTTCATCGGCGACTTTTGCCACCGCCTCGGTCCTGGTCAGGCCCGGGCACAGGCTGTTTACGCGGATCCCTTTTTTGCCCAGGCTCCAGGCCATGGCACGGGTCATGGCGACAATCGCACCCTTGGTGGCAGCATACATTTCGTAGCCGGCCACGCTGGCACCGGCGTGATTGGAGGCGATATTTACAATGGCGGCCCCCGCCGGCATACGGCGCGCCGCCGCCTGGCACAACAGGAATACCGAGCGCTGGTTTACTTCCCAGAGGCAATCCAGCTTGTCCAGATCGAAATCGAGAAAGTCCCCCTCGATAGTGACACCGGCGTTATTCACCAGACCATCGATGCGCCCGAACTTTTCGAAAACCTCATCGATAAACGGCGCAATGGCGGAAGCGTCCCCCACATTCAGCGGAAAATAAGCGCTCTCAAAACCGCGATCGCGCAGGGTTTCCACCCGGTTATTCGCATCATTGATATCCGCCAGTACCACCTTGGCACCCGCCTCGGCACACACCTGTGCGATACCCCAACCGATGCCCGCAGCGGCACCGGTGACGATAACAACCTTCTGATCCAGCAAGGCTTTAGACATGAAGACTTCTCACTTTCTTGAACGGTCCACCAGTGCGCGCGCTCAGGCACGCACCATGGTCGCTTCGATTTCTTCGATGGATTTGTTTTTGGTTTCCGGCAGCAGGCGGAACAGCAGTGCAAGGCTCACGCTGATACAGGCGGCGTAGAACAGGAAGATTTCCGTCGCGCCCATATTGTTCAGCTGCCAGGGGAAAAACTGCTGCACGAAGTAACTGACGGTACTCACAACCAGTGCAAAGAATGGAATCGCCACACCGCGAACATGAGTGGGGAAAATTTCCGAAAAGAGCACCCACATCACCGGCCCGATGGACAGGTTAAACGCGGCGATAAAACACATGATGCCCATCAACACCAATTTGGCGTTGATCTGAATTGCGTTCTGGATCAGCGCGCCCTCGTTGGCCCGCGCCGTCGCTTCGCCGAGCGCCTGATACATAGCCTGCTTGAAGGCCACATCACTCTCAAAAGCAGTACCCACCAGGGCCTGCAACCCGGACACATCAATATTCGTATCCGCCAGCGCCTGCAGAGAAGCCGCGGTCAACTCATAGCTGGCCTGACTGAACGCCCAGCTGCACAGAAACAGGCTGACACCACCCCAGGCCAGGCCGAACAGCACCAGCGGGCGGCGCCCAAGACGATCAATCAGCAGCAGCGCCAGAATCGTGAACATCACGCTCACCACACCGACGATCACCGCCTGCATAAAGGCAGCATTAGTGCCGATACCCACCTGCTCAAACACAGTGGGTGCGTAGAACATGATGGCGTTGATACCGGTAATCGGCTGGGCGATGGCGATCACCAGGCCAACCCAGAAGGCGGTGCGCAGACGCGGTTTGAAAATCTCCGCCACCTGCTGGCGGAAGCTGCCGGCGGGTGCGGCCGCAGCGCTCTCCTGGATTTCCTGAATCTGCGGTTCGATATGACCGGCGGGGATCAACTTGCCCATCATTACGCGGGCCTCATCCAGGCGCCCTTTTAGCACCAGCCAGCGCGGGCTCTCGGGAATGGCCAGCAACATCAACAGCCAGATCAGCGCCGGAATTACTTCCACTCCGAGCATCCAGCGCCAGGTGTACTGATCGATCCCAAGCGCGCCCACCCAGGCGGCGTCCGCGTTGGACGCCTGCAGAATCAGGTAGTTGGCGAAGTACGCCGCCGACAACCCCACTACGGTGGTGATCTGATTCATGGAGACCAGCTTACCGCGCATATTGGCCGGGGCGATCTCGCCGATATACATGGAAGCGAGAGACAGGGAAGTAAACGCAAGGCCACCGAGGAAGCGTGCTGCCACCAACATTTCAAAATTGGGGGCGAGCACCGAGCCAATGGCAGAAAGAAGATAAAGAGCGGCGATAATCAGCAGCGCCGATTTACGGCCCCAGGCGTCACATATGCGCCCGGTGACCATCAACGCAAAAATCACCCCGAAACCGGGCGCACTGACCACGGTCCCGACCTGCAAGTCGGACAGGGTAAATTCGGCAGTAATAAAGCGTACAGTGCCGGAGATCAGCGCCGCATCCAGTCCAAAGATGAAACCGCCAAATGCCACGATCGCGGCAAATTTGAAGGCGGTCAATTGGAATCCTCTCATCGGATAACCCTCTTTATTGTTATGGGTACTCCGACCGCTGATACCTGTCACCCTCTTCAGGGCGTTAGCGTCAAGTATCTTCTGGTTGCACGGTCGGCCACCACGTGATGTTGGCCCATCATACAACCCCAACTCCTTTTTGTTAACAATTAACTATATACAAATATTCCTAGCTCCCTTTATACTGCATCCATCTTGTCCCGTCATCGGGAATAGACCAGAAAGTAGAAGCCAGTAAGAAGAATCACAGGAAAGCACGATGCTGAGCCAGCAGTTTCACCAGGCCCTGGAAGCCTGCCCCCTGATTGCCATTATCCGCGGCGTTACCCCGGATGAG encodes the following:
- the aldA gene encoding aldehyde dehydrogenase — its product is MAIAIKNNVNFVNGEYIASKADGVIEVLNPSTGEVLGNIPKGCAEDAQAALANAKQAQKAWAKRTARDRATLLRKFAAAIRAETEGLAELLVKEQGKLIGVARDEVNATATFIEYACDNALTLEGDILPSDNADEKIYIHKVPRGVVVAITAWNFPLALAGRKIGPALVTGNSIVIKPTQETPLTTMELGRIANDVGIPAGVLNIVNGEGSIVGQALCESPLTAMITMTGSTRAGQIIHQASGKHMIPVMLELGGKAPFIVMEDADLDKAAEAALWTRYANCGQVCTCAERLYVHEKVYDEFMAKFLPKVKALKVGNPLDESSQMGPKVNAREIEHIHELVQQSIAQGAELLTGGKPAEVAGFEGGNWYEPTVLANVQQDNILVHEETFGPILPIVKISSIDQAIAYTNDSEYGLSAYLFTENLRYIHKSIAEMEVGEVYVNRGIGEQHQGFHNGWKLSGIGGEDGRYGLEQYVDKKTVYLSEA
- a CDS encoding SDR family oxidoreductase; this translates as MLQQFSLAGKKALVTGCNRGIGKAMAVALAEAGADVIGVSANLDLNESDVGREVSAAGQQFFPYQCDFSDRSSLYGFIDKVKSEHAQIDILVNNAGTILRAPAAEHGDDLWDKVIEVNLNAQFILSREIGKVMVARGSGKIIFTASLLTFQGGITVPGYAASKGAIGQITMALSNEWASKGVNVNAIAPGYIATDNTQALREDSERAASILARIPQGRWGEPEDFKGPVVFLASEASNYMNGSVLLVDGGWMGR
- a CDS encoding zinc-dependent alcohol dehydrogenase is translated as MQAQAAQYVGNKSFEVVEGHCEAPAADEVRLKVGYVGICGTDMHIYHGVMDQRVQPPQVVGHEMSGVVDAVGENVKGYTVGERVVVRPLDYCGDCPACDNGHSHICHNLKFMGIDSMGAFQSYWNVKARTLHKLPENVSLKQGALIEPLAVACHDISRARLKAGEKAVILGGGPIGQLVAQVALGIGAEVMISEPSPERRAFAEKTGALAVSPIEQDLKAAVEDWTRGKGADVVFEVSGVQPAVDAMTEIAAVRGRICMVAIHSQKPQLDLFKFFWRELELVGARVYEAQDFEQAIDMVASGKIDLVPFISKVAQLNDIGSAFASMDGNPSGMKALVACGAED
- a CDS encoding mandelate racemase/muconate lactonizing enzyme family protein → MLMEVQEQATELLSSSTIAATKVEYYQIPLAEVLTDARHGDHTHFEVLVFRVRCQDGLEGVGYTYTGGRGGRAIYSLLQDDIQPLLEGRDASDIFAIWEGIQTHLHYVGRGGLLSFALSAVDIALWDLRCKRLGLPLWKVAGGAGNSSKCYAGGIDLNFSESKLLDNISSYLARGFNAVKIKVGKEDYREDVARVEAVRKLIGDDVTFMVDANYSMTIEQAVRFGRAIDHCDITWFEEPTIPDDYLGYGRIADAINIPLAMGENLHTVHEFTYAIAQAKLGFLQPDASNIGGITGWLKVAELAYAHNLPVCSHGMHELHVSLMASQPHAGYLEVHSFPIDQYTTRPIVLENGRAVASNEPGTGVTFDETLLRPHLVKHS
- a CDS encoding agarase, encoding MSIFFSSVQCVLKQLRFGILWLSVALVLLPACGQPGDNGAVVAGPGNEHEYPPALLTGGRGIPAGVEGHGVSLSRLPVDTGISPLHAVFSKNIYEPRLDLAPDSGWDWRGAGENIGLSLKVTNPGDHSAQLFVTVYDDETYGTRSFNVPAGDAGTYYFDLNGPALALDTGMRDAPALYDNAATAMTWMWGSKSLDLANIRRIELNMKSILSDRTLVFEDIALAQNGEFQPHKLQKIFDQYGQYAPQDYPEKIHSDDELRASAQREAEAFSESSIFPDRSRFGGWAEGPRYKSTGYFRTQKIDGQWALIDPEGYLFFATGVDNMRMDNTVTMTGVDFADPDTGLGETIVSELRRDLFQWLPEKGDPLAAHYFYRPVVHMGPVEKGQGYSFYRANLQRKYGPDYLQRWREVTVDRQLNWGFTTLGNWADPSLYDNGKVAYVANGWIRGEHKRVSSGNDYWGPLHDPFDPEFVNSVKRTVAQVAAEVQGDPWCMGVYIENELSWGNTKTDAGHFGLIIHTLTRDAAESPAKAAFVEILKRKYPSVESLSRAWFSSMPSRSIPSWEAFAAGFSLPQAAGGEPRIEGQLREDFSLLLESLSARFFSVVERELADVMPDHLFLGARFADWGMTPEVVRGAAAHVDVVSYNLYTEGLAADNWEFLAEIDKPSIIGEFHMGATDSGSFHAGLVSAESQQERGEMFRDYMHTIIDNPWFVGAQWFQYIDSPASGRAWDGENYNVGFVTVADEPYGPLVAAAQALNRELYPRRYGQKND